The genomic stretch CACGCTTCTGTACTTTTTATTTAGCAGCGGCAAGAAAACACCGATCGGTATGAACAGAACGACGTTGCCGAATAAATTTTTGAACCAAGTTTCAAAATTAAAATGATCGTAATGAATGATATACTTCTTAATGGTATAAAACGGTACGATATTGTAGCTGTACCCTTCGCCAAAATAACGGTTGCGATAAAATAATAGCCAACCCATAATAAGCGCATAACCAAAGGCGATGATAATAATAAGTGCATTAAGCAGAAAGCTTTTGAAATGAGCATTTGGGTACAGGCGCATCATTCACAGCCTCCAAGGCACAGAATAAACCTTAAACTCGTCAGCTCC from Paenibacillus sp. FSL H8-0548 encodes the following:
- a CDS encoding VanZ family protein yields the protein MMRLYPNAHFKSFLLNALIIIIAFGYALIMGWLLFYRNRYFGEGYSYNIVPFYTIKKYIIHYDHFNFETWFKNLFGNVVLFIPIGVFLPLLNKKYRSVLRLTAATIMLITIVEAAQMVTRLGSFDIDDIILNTFGALIGLLMLRAAVRPV